One genomic segment of Flagellimonas marinaquae includes these proteins:
- a CDS encoding LytR/AlgR family response regulator transcription factor — protein sequence MLEAVIVDDEIKALQSLSWELTNLSDEVDIIASFTDAREALTYLEQNTPDCLFLDIEMPAMDGFQFIKNLKNKDFPVVITTAYNQYALQALKNEAIDYLLKPIDSDDLEETITKIKKFNAKNLTIEKLEKILLNFNADSHNKKITINTDGKLVFLNSDDILYAESDGNYSTIFLADGQKILLTKKLKEVNALLPQNSFFRIHNSYIINLNKIKEFLKTDGYVVLESNHKIPVSRQKKSDFLDML from the coding sequence ATGCTAGAAGCAGTAATTGTTGATGATGAGATTAAGGCCCTACAAAGTTTGAGTTGGGAACTTACCAATTTGAGCGATGAAGTGGATATTATTGCGTCCTTTACCGATGCCCGAGAAGCCTTGACCTATTTGGAACAAAACACTCCAGATTGTTTGTTCTTGGATATTGAAATGCCTGCAATGGACGGTTTTCAATTCATAAAGAACCTAAAGAACAAGGATTTCCCTGTTGTAATCACCACTGCCTACAACCAGTACGCACTGCAAGCCTTAAAAAACGAGGCCATCGATTATTTGCTAAAACCCATCGATTCGGATGATCTTGAGGAAACCATTACCAAAATAAAAAAGTTCAACGCCAAAAACCTGACCATAGAAAAGTTGGAGAAAATATTGCTCAACTTCAATGCGGACTCCCATAATAAAAAAATAACCATCAATACGGATGGCAAGTTGGTCTTCCTCAACAGTGACGATATACTTTATGCAGAATCGGACGGAAATTACAGTACCATTTTTTTAGCTGATGGGCAAAAAATCCTGCTTACCAAAAAACTCAAGGAAGTCAATGCCCTGTTGCCCCAAAACAGCTTCTTTAGAATCCATAATTCCTACATCATAAACCTGAACAAAATAAAGGAATTCCTTAAAACGGACGGTTATGTTGTTTTGGAATCCAACCATAAAATCCCTGTTTCCCGACAAAAAAAATCCGACTTTTTGGATATGCTTTAA
- a CDS encoding gluconate 2-dehydrogenase subunit 3 family protein, translating into MERRSALKNMGLAFGYAVATPTLLSLLQSCKNKPAYAEWTPNFLDKDKGYAMAQTLDVILPKTDTPSATEMNVHAFIDAYLDEVMPLEQRDFVVMKMNKFYEKVLADSGKESLMDIEPADIEPALATYLKKRTDEEEDLQNEAIMSYMQAIMEGGEATLDDEISRVSFAHELRDLATWAYKNSEYVGEEVLAYLPIPGEYIACEDVTTLTNGKAWSL; encoded by the coding sequence ATGGAAAGAAGATCAGCACTCAAAAATATGGGGTTGGCTTTTGGTTATGCCGTTGCCACTCCAACATTATTGTCGTTACTACAAAGTTGCAAGAACAAACCGGCATATGCGGAATGGACTCCAAATTTCCTTGATAAGGACAAAGGTTATGCCATGGCACAGACCCTGGATGTGATTCTTCCAAAAACAGATACCCCTTCTGCAACAGAGATGAACGTACATGCGTTTATCGATGCTTACTTGGATGAGGTAATGCCGTTGGAACAAAGAGACTTTGTTGTGATGAAGATGAACAAATTTTACGAAAAGGTTTTGGCAGATTCCGGTAAGGAATCCTTAATGGACATAGAACCTGCGGATATAGAACCAGCCCTTGCAACATATTTGAAAAAACGAACTGACGAGGAAGAGGATTTGCAGAACGAGGCCATTATGAGCTATATGCAAGCCATAATGGAAGGCGGAGAGGCAACTTTGGACGATGAGATTTCCAGAGTATCCTTTGCCCACGAACTAAGGGATTTGGCGACATGGGCCTACAAAAATTCCGAATATGTGGGAGAGGAAGTTTTGGCTTATCTTCCAATACCAGGAGAGTATATTGCCTGTGAGGATGTTACAACTTTGACCAATGGTAAAGCATGGTCACTCTAA
- a CDS encoding tetratricopeptide repeat protein — translation MKRNTVLFLSLFFVFNLSSAQEIPEEFIEKVETLVQLRPKTYEELDKELYPDKRDTTLLRFFDNLSRENAYSEGRAYALNLLGMKYRNISQYEKAVKLHEQALEISEEANSIDFRVLSLNMLGVVYRRTDAIKTALDYNQRALELAEQVENPSNHIKRSINVALNGIGNLYQSLEQYDLAILQFERALKLEEEMGNQLGLAINHQNIGHCLEEKGDLEGALENYRKSLAYNEEIDSDIGRVICKNSLAQIYLKQNMPYLALVLLEPLQNESKNIGDFSITSLVYINTGWAHTKLANYDKAENYIFEGLEMAQTRNIPSNILYAYEKLSDLENGRGNFKQAYEYYKKAGEYDKQISSATNLRYMNDVIVKYENDKKNNQIAVLAKENEIVRLRLKKNQTTLLVSALIVGLISSILYILYRQYQSKNEKRVLTLEQKMLRSQMNPHFLFNSLNSIKLYIINNEQKNAVHYLNKFSKLVRKILEASSQKEISLSEELGTMELYMNIENIRFSNEIDFKIQVEKDINVDNIKIPSLTLQPFLENSLWHGLSPKEGDKKIQINVKHKDKGHVTIEIVDNGVGRTMAELNKENRVLKRKSLGIHITKERLANFAKDYQNKFDVAIMDLFDENGNPNGTKVVLDIPTI, via the coding sequence GTGAAAAGAAACACAGTGCTTTTTCTTTCGCTCTTTTTTGTTTTTAACCTATCAAGTGCACAGGAAATTCCCGAAGAGTTTATAGAAAAAGTGGAAACCTTGGTGCAGCTTCGGCCCAAGACTTACGAGGAATTGGACAAAGAGTTGTACCCGGACAAAAGAGACACTACCTTACTTCGGTTTTTTGACAATTTGAGCAGGGAAAATGCATATTCTGAAGGCAGGGCATATGCACTGAACTTATTGGGAATGAAATACAGGAACATTTCCCAGTATGAAAAAGCTGTAAAACTGCACGAGCAGGCCCTTGAAATTTCGGAGGAGGCCAATAGTATAGATTTTAGAGTGCTCAGCTTAAATATGTTAGGGGTCGTATACCGCCGAACAGACGCCATAAAAACAGCATTGGACTACAACCAGAGGGCATTGGAACTGGCAGAACAGGTAGAGAATCCATCCAACCACATCAAAAGAAGTATCAATGTAGCCTTAAATGGTATTGGTAACCTCTACCAATCGTTGGAACAGTACGATTTGGCCATTCTGCAGTTTGAACGAGCCCTAAAACTGGAAGAAGAGATGGGCAATCAACTCGGATTGGCGATCAACCATCAAAACATAGGACACTGTTTGGAGGAAAAAGGAGATTTGGAGGGAGCTCTCGAAAACTACAGAAAGTCTTTGGCCTATAACGAAGAAATAGACTCCGACATAGGCCGTGTGATCTGCAAGAACAGTTTGGCACAGATTTATTTAAAACAGAACATGCCCTATCTGGCATTGGTTCTATTGGAACCTTTACAGAACGAATCCAAAAATATCGGGGACTTTTCCATTACCTCCTTGGTTTATATCAATACCGGATGGGCCCACACAAAATTGGCCAATTACGATAAAGCGGAGAATTATATCTTCGAAGGCCTGGAAATGGCCCAAACCAGGAATATCCCCAGTAATATCCTATATGCCTACGAAAAATTGTCCGATCTGGAGAATGGCAGAGGAAATTTTAAACAGGCCTACGAGTATTACAAAAAAGCCGGTGAGTACGATAAACAGATTTCGAGTGCCACCAACCTACGGTACATGAACGATGTTATCGTAAAATACGAAAACGATAAGAAAAACAATCAAATTGCAGTATTGGCCAAAGAAAATGAGATTGTTAGGTTAAGATTGAAAAAAAACCAGACCACATTATTGGTAAGCGCCTTGATCGTGGGGCTTATTTCTTCTATTCTTTACATTTTGTACAGGCAATACCAAAGCAAGAACGAGAAAAGAGTGCTCACCTTGGAACAAAAAATGTTGCGCAGCCAAATGAACCCGCACTTTTTGTTCAACTCATTGAATTCCATTAAACTGTACATTATAAACAACGAGCAGAAAAATGCCGTTCATTATCTGAACAAATTTTCCAAACTCGTCCGCAAAATTCTTGAAGCCTCATCCCAAAAAGAAATTTCCTTATCGGAAGAATTGGGCACCATGGAGCTTTACATGAATATAGAAAATATCAGGTTTTCCAATGAGATAGATTTTAAGATACAGGTGGAGAAAGATATCAATGTGGACAATATCAAAATCCCATCCCTTACATTACAACCATTTTTGGAAAACTCACTTTGGCACGGCCTATCCCCAAAAGAAGGGGACAAAAAAATACAGATCAATGTGAAGCATAAGGACAAGGGCCATGTAACCATCGAGATAGTGGACAACGGAGTAGGCCGAACTATGGCGGAGCTCAACAAAGAAAACAGGGTTCTTAAAAGAAAGTCATTGGGCATACATATTACCAAAGAAAGGTTGGCCAATTTTGCCAAGGATTATCAAAATAAATTTGATGTGGCAATTATGGACCTTTTTGATGAAAATGGCAATCCGAACGGAACCAAGGTAGTGTTGGATATCCCTACTATTTAG
- a CDS encoding S41 family peptidase: MKKIKGYIWPTLLALAVAIGIFIGGKLHFNDSPEKLFSTNSKKDKLNRLIDYIDYEYVDDVDTDSIVDVTVNNILGKLDPHSVYIPKDEMKDVAESMKGDFAGIGVSFYMFRDTITVIRTIKNGPSYISGIKPGDRILMADMDTLYGRRIANDDVVSTLKGKIGTKVNLKVFRKTENKMLEVPVVRDRVPIRSVDAYYMLTKDMGYIKINRFAESTFDEFKDALRKLKLRGAEKLTLDLRDNPGGYLGIAEKLADEFLGEDKLILFTKNKKGKVKKAYATKKGEFQDRQVYVLINERSASASEIIAGALQDNDIGTIVGRRSFGKGLVQREMDLGDGSAVRLTVSRYYTPTGRSIQKSYKKGNHDYYKTFMDRYSSGELVSADSIKVADSLKFVTPKGKVVYGGGGIIPDVFVPIGTNQEEAIESMDDTYQFFARFVFEHLEEDRTIYDDYTQNSFLDEFKVDDILFDKFIQFVLDRKIKLDFYAYEDKIKSYLKANIAEQLYSPNLSAQIKGEHDAMLLKVRALDEATSIGPSQIGAVGVKP, encoded by the coding sequence ATGAAAAAGATCAAAGGATATATTTGGCCTACCTTACTTGCCTTGGCAGTTGCCATTGGCATTTTTATAGGCGGCAAACTGCATTTTAACGACTCCCCGGAAAAACTATTTTCCACAAACTCCAAAAAAGACAAGCTCAATCGACTTATCGACTATATCGATTACGAATATGTGGACGATGTGGATACCGATAGTATTGTAGATGTAACCGTAAACAATATTTTGGGGAAATTGGACCCACATTCCGTTTACATTCCAAAGGACGAAATGAAAGACGTTGCCGAAAGCATGAAGGGAGACTTCGCGGGAATAGGAGTAAGCTTTTATATGTTTCGGGATACCATCACAGTTATCAGGACTATAAAAAATGGACCAAGTTATATAAGTGGCATAAAACCAGGTGACCGTATTTTAATGGCGGACATGGATACACTTTACGGTAGAAGAATTGCCAACGATGATGTGGTGTCCACCCTAAAGGGAAAAATTGGCACCAAAGTGAACTTAAAGGTCTTTCGAAAAACAGAAAATAAAATGTTGGAGGTCCCGGTAGTTCGGGATCGTGTGCCTATACGAAGTGTAGATGCCTATTATATGCTCACCAAGGACATGGGTTATATTAAGATCAATCGTTTTGCAGAATCCACGTTCGATGAGTTTAAAGATGCCCTTAGAAAATTAAAACTACGAGGAGCCGAAAAGTTGACCTTGGACCTTAGGGACAATCCCGGAGGATATTTGGGGATAGCCGAAAAATTGGCCGATGAATTTCTGGGAGAGGATAAACTGATCCTGTTCACCAAGAACAAAAAAGGAAAGGTCAAGAAAGCGTATGCCACAAAAAAAGGAGAGTTTCAGGATAGACAAGTGTATGTGCTCATCAATGAGCGTTCGGCATCTGCCAGTGAAATTATTGCCGGTGCCCTGCAGGATAACGACATAGGCACCATAGTGGGGCGGCGTTCGTTCGGAAAGGGGCTGGTGCAACGGGAAATGGATTTAGGTGATGGTTCGGCCGTTAGGTTAACTGTTTCTCGCTATTATACCCCCACGGGAAGATCTATTCAAAAATCATACAAAAAGGGTAATCACGACTACTATAAAACATTCATGGACCGCTACTCCAGTGGAGAACTCGTATCTGCGGATAGCATAAAAGTGGCCGATTCTTTAAAATTTGTTACCCCAAAAGGGAAAGTGGTCTATGGGGGAGGCGGTATAATCCCAGATGTTTTTGTTCCAATTGGGACCAACCAGGAAGAGGCTATAGAAAGTATGGACGATACCTATCAGTTTTTTGCCCGTTTTGTGTTCGAGCATTTGGAAGAGGATAGAACAATTTATGATGATTATACCCAAAATAGTTTCTTGGATGAATTTAAAGTAGATGATATCTTGTTCGACAAGTTTATCCAATTTGTGCTCGATCGCAAGATCAAACTAGATTTTTACGCTTACGAGGATAAGATAAAATCGTATTTAAAGGCCAATATTGCCGAGCAATTGTACTCTCCTAATCTTTCCGCACAGATCAAGGGCGAACACGACGCAATGCTACTAAAAGTAAGGGCTTTGGACGAAGCTACTTCAATAGGTCCATCGCAAATCGGAGCGGTAGGGGTTAAGCCCTAA
- a CDS encoding DUF3109 family protein, translating to MFQIGKTIVSEEILQNDFVCNLNACKGACCVGGEYGAPLEDSETDRLVDIYQDVKPFLRPEGISAIEEQGAFVKGEDGEWETPLVNNNECAYVVFSEDGVAKCGLEAAYEAGVTKWKKPISCYLYPVRTREYTEFTAVNYHKWEICDPACSLGADLKVPIYKFVKDALIQKFGEDWYRELETVVKESAK from the coding sequence ATGTTCCAAATTGGTAAAACCATTGTGTCCGAAGAGATTTTGCAGAACGATTTTGTTTGCAACCTCAATGCTTGTAAAGGGGCCTGTTGTGTAGGGGGTGAATATGGCGCTCCCTTGGAAGATTCCGAGACCGATAGGCTTGTGGACATTTATCAAGATGTAAAACCTTTTTTACGTCCGGAAGGAATTAGTGCCATAGAGGAACAAGGTGCCTTTGTGAAAGGGGAAGATGGTGAGTGGGAAACTCCGTTGGTAAACAATAATGAGTGTGCCTATGTTGTTTTTTCGGAAGACGGGGTTGCAAAATGTGGGTTGGAAGCTGCTTACGAAGCTGGAGTTACCAAATGGAAAAAGCCCATATCGTGCTATTTATATCCGGTAAGGACCAGGGAATACACCGAATTTACCGCGGTAAACTACCATAAATGGGAAATCTGTGATCCCGCTTGCTCTTTGGGAGCAGATTTAAAGGTGCCCATTTATAAATTTGTAAAGGATGCCTTGATCCAAAAGTTTGGAGAGGATTGGTACCGGGAATTGGAGACTGTAGTCAAGGAAAGCGCTAAATAG
- a CDS encoding deoxycytidylate deaminase translates to MKASKQEKYDKAYLRMAQEWGKLSYCKRRQVGAIIVKDRMIISDGYNGTPTGFENFCEDDEGYTKWYVLHAEANAILKVASSTQSCEGATLYITLSPCRECSKLVHQAGIKRVVYQNAYKDDSGLKFLERAGVEIVHLPILEEMV, encoded by the coding sequence ATGAAGGCGAGCAAGCAAGAAAAATACGATAAGGCCTATTTACGGATGGCCCAAGAATGGGGCAAATTGTCTTACTGTAAAAGAAGGCAGGTAGGTGCCATAATCGTTAAGGACAGGATGATCATTTCCGACGGTTACAACGGTACACCTACTGGATTTGAAAATTTTTGCGAAGACGATGAAGGGTACACAAAATGGTACGTGCTCCATGCCGAGGCCAACGCCATACTTAAAGTAGCCTCTTCTACACAGTCTTGCGAGGGCGCCACATTGTACATTACACTCTCACCTTGCAGGGAATGTAGTAAGCTTGTGCACCAGGCTGGCATAAAACGTGTGGTATACCAGAATGCCTACAAAGACGATTCTGGATTAAAATTTCTGGAAAGGGCAGGCGTAGAAATTGTTCATTTGCCCATCCTGGAAGAAATGGTTTAA
- a CDS encoding GMC oxidoreductase, with protein sequence MSKFYYNQEQESYDAIVVGTGISGGWAAKELCENGLKTLVLERGPMVKHREDYPTANMDPWDFPHAGNATREDIKQQEKQSRTGYTTGAASKHWFVNDLDHPYNETKRFDWMRGYHVGGRSIMWGRHSYRWSDIDFAANKNEGIAVDWPVRYKDIAPWYDKVESYIGVSGENLGLPQLPDGQFEPMMELNCVEDHVRGKVAEHFNGRVITAGRVAHINSDKKFDGDGRVRCQFRNRCIRGCPFGAYFSSVSSTLPAAERTGNMTLRPDSIVHEVIYDPNTQKATGVKVIDRETKEEFEFKAKVIFLCASAVASTSILMQSKSDRFPNGLGNDSGELGHNIMDHHFLVGASGKFEGYEDKYYKGRKPNGIYIPRFRNLGGDSDMKNFTRGYGYQGGAGRGNYEELIAEASFGKDYKDAMLTPGGWTMNMLAFGEILPYHDNKMTLDYDKKDKWGLPTVTFDAEIRENEINMRKDMQDQAVQMLEKAGAKDITPYDRPYALGLGIHEMGTARMGRDPKTSVVNGNNQVHGCKNVYVTDGAFMTSASCVNPSLTYMAFTARAANHAAQELKKGNI encoded by the coding sequence ATGAGTAAATTTTATTACAATCAGGAGCAGGAATCCTATGATGCCATCGTGGTAGGAACGGGTATCAGTGGTGGTTGGGCTGCCAAAGAATTGTGCGAAAATGGCCTCAAGACCTTGGTCTTGGAACGAGGTCCCATGGTAAAGCACCGTGAAGATTACCCAACAGCCAATATGGATCCTTGGGATTTCCCCCATGCCGGGAACGCAACCCGAGAAGATATCAAACAACAAGAAAAACAATCCAGAACAGGCTATACCACTGGGGCGGCCTCCAAGCACTGGTTTGTAAACGATTTAGATCACCCTTACAATGAAACCAAACGTTTTGATTGGATGCGTGGCTACCATGTGGGCGGACGTTCCATTATGTGGGGGAGACACAGCTACCGTTGGAGCGATATTGATTTCGCCGCCAATAAGAACGAAGGTATCGCCGTTGATTGGCCGGTAAGATACAAGGATATAGCCCCTTGGTACGATAAAGTTGAAAGTTATATAGGAGTTTCCGGGGAAAACCTGGGTCTACCACAATTGCCTGACGGCCAGTTTGAACCCATGATGGAACTTAACTGTGTGGAAGACCATGTTAGGGGTAAGGTTGCCGAGCATTTTAACGGACGGGTTATTACCGCCGGTAGGGTAGCTCACATTAACAGTGATAAAAAATTTGATGGCGATGGACGTGTACGTTGCCAGTTTAGAAACAGATGTATCAGAGGGTGTCCTTTCGGAGCATACTTTAGTAGTGTTTCCTCTACTTTGCCCGCAGCTGAACGCACAGGTAACATGACCTTAAGACCCGACTCCATAGTCCACGAGGTCATATATGATCCAAATACCCAAAAAGCAACAGGCGTTAAGGTTATAGACAGAGAGACCAAAGAAGAGTTCGAGTTCAAGGCCAAGGTTATATTCCTTTGTGCTTCGGCTGTTGCATCCACTTCTATTTTGATGCAATCCAAATCCGATAGATTCCCCAATGGATTAGGAAACGATTCTGGAGAATTGGGACATAACATTATGGACCACCACTTCTTGGTAGGAGCATCAGGAAAGTTTGAAGGATACGAAGACAAATACTACAAAGGAAGAAAGCCAAATGGAATTTATATCCCAAGGTTTAGAAACCTAGGAGGCGACTCCGACATGAAAAATTTCACCAGAGGTTACGGATACCAAGGTGGTGCCGGTAGAGGCAACTATGAAGAATTGATTGCCGAAGCTTCTTTTGGAAAAGATTACAAGGACGCCATGTTGACCCCAGGTGGTTGGACCATGAATATGCTTGCCTTTGGTGAGATACTACCTTACCACGATAACAAAATGACTTTGGATTACGACAAAAAGGATAAATGGGGACTACCAACCGTAACTTTTGATGCCGAAATCCGCGAGAACGAGATCAACATGCGCAAAGACATGCAGGACCAAGCGGTTCAAATGTTGGAAAAGGCCGGCGCCAAGGACATTACTCCATATGATCGGCCCTATGCCCTTGGACTTGGAATCCACGAAATGGGTACCGCCCGTATGGGCCGTGACCCAAAAACTTCTGTTGTAAACGGAAACAACCAGGTACACGGATGTAAGAATGTTTATGTAACCGATGGTGCGTTTATGACCTCGGCAAGCTGTGTGAATCCATCGTTAACGTATATGGCATTTACTGCAAGAGCGGCCAACCATGCAGCTCAAGAACTTAAAAAAGGAAATATATAA
- a CDS encoding TerB family tellurite resistance protein, whose protein sequence is MIKWIAAFLGYFLFRFPGAVLGFIVGSFLDNFGGSGNRTRTVFENVTRQSVSPADFELNLLSLCSIIIKADGQVNQRELDYVRQYFLSTYGKEKANAIFRTFNQVIKKREISAERICSFMAQRTRYEVRLQLLHFLFGIAQSDGQVSKAEAQKLKEIARYLRVGQHDFESIMAMFIKSADTAYKILEIEKTATDDEVKKAYRTMAKKYHPDRVVTENEAIRKGAEEKFKEVQKAYETIQKERGLS, encoded by the coding sequence ATGATCAAGTGGATAGCCGCTTTTCTTGGTTATTTTTTATTCAGATTTCCCGGTGCGGTATTGGGGTTTATAGTAGGGAGCTTTTTGGACAACTTTGGTGGTTCTGGCAATAGAACACGCACAGTTTTTGAAAATGTGACCAGACAATCGGTTTCTCCTGCCGATTTTGAACTGAACCTATTATCTCTTTGTTCCATTATAATTAAAGCCGATGGACAGGTAAACCAGAGAGAGTTGGATTACGTAAGGCAGTATTTTTTGAGCACGTACGGAAAAGAGAAAGCAAATGCTATCTTTAGAACGTTCAACCAAGTAATTAAAAAAAGGGAGATATCCGCTGAGCGCATTTGCAGCTTTATGGCACAGCGTACCAGATATGAAGTGCGGTTGCAACTGCTGCATTTTTTGTTCGGTATAGCCCAATCCGATGGGCAGGTAAGTAAGGCAGAGGCACAAAAACTTAAAGAGATTGCAAGGTATTTGCGTGTCGGCCAACACGATTTTGAAAGTATAATGGCCATGTTCATTAAATCGGCCGATACCGCATACAAAATTTTGGAAATTGAAAAAACCGCCACCGATGATGAGGTAAAGAAAGCTTACCGGACGATGGCGAAAAAATATCATCCGGACCGGGTGGTCACGGAAAATGAGGCCATACGAAAAGGCGCCGAAGAAAAATTTAAAGAAGTACAAAAAGCCTACGAAACCATCCAAAAGGAAAGAGGACTATCTTAA
- a CDS encoding MarC family protein: MNFDLKEIATAGMVLFAVIDILGSIPIILSLRNKVGHVQSEKASIVATCIMIAFLFVGESILSLIGIDVNSFAVAGAFIIFFLAIEMILGITLYKDDEPETASIVPIAFPLIAGAGTLTSILSLRAEYHVENIIIAIVINVIFVYIVLKSSAKIERILGKNGLNIIRKVFGVILMAIAVKLFAANINELMTHSA, encoded by the coding sequence ATGAATTTTGACCTTAAGGAAATTGCGACCGCAGGAATGGTATTGTTCGCCGTAATCGATATATTGGGCAGTATTCCCATTATTTTGTCCTTGCGGAACAAGGTAGGCCATGTACAATCGGAAAAAGCTTCGATTGTGGCAACTTGTATTATGATCGCGTTTTTATTTGTTGGCGAGAGTATACTATCCTTGATCGGTATAGATGTAAACTCGTTCGCCGTGGCAGGTGCATTTATTATATTTTTCCTTGCCATAGAAATGATCTTGGGAATTACCCTTTACAAAGATGATGAGCCGGAAACAGCTTCCATTGTACCCATTGCGTTCCCCTTAATTGCCGGCGCCGGTACATTGACCTCCATATTGTCCCTACGGGCGGAATATCATGTAGAGAACATAATAATTGCCATTGTTATAAACGTTATCTTTGTGTACATCGTTTTAAAATCGAGTGCAAAAATAGAACGCATATTGGGCAAAAATGGCCTTAATATTATCCGAAAGGTGTTCGGTGTTATTCTAATGGCCATTGCAGTAAAGCTATTCGCTGCCAATATTAACGAGTTGATGACCCACAGTGCGTAA
- a CDS encoding sugar phosphate isomerase/epimerase family protein codes for MNRRRLTQKSIVTLIFVVFLGFSSCKENQKKESEAEKVTEQEVAEESKPEIKLSLAQWSMHKMILEEGVDPYSFAEKASNWGFEGLEYVSGLYYKELQAANFSEEAMNNWVEKSKAESEKYGLRNLLIMVDGQGDIAVEDETKRTEAVENHYKWVDAAAALGCHSIRVNLNGSMEPEVWIPASVEGLKQLAGYAKEKNINIIVENHGGPSSNGALLAEVMEKVGMENCGTLPDFGNFCIKREAGDYYSSKCLEEYDRYKGTKELMPYAKGVSAKSYSFDEEGNETRVDYPRIMEIVLESGYEGFVGVEYEGSDLSEEEGILATKRLLERIVQ; via the coding sequence ATGAACAGACGTAGATTAACCCAAAAAAGTATCGTAACCCTAATTTTTGTTGTTTTTTTAGGATTTTCTTCCTGTAAGGAAAATCAAAAAAAAGAATCCGAAGCAGAAAAAGTAACAGAGCAAGAAGTTGCAGAGGAGTCCAAACCGGAAATTAAACTCTCATTGGCCCAATGGTCCATGCACAAAATGATTCTTGAAGAAGGAGTGGACCCATACTCTTTTGCAGAAAAGGCGAGCAACTGGGGCTTTGAAGGACTGGAGTATGTAAGCGGCCTATATTACAAAGAATTGCAGGCGGCCAATTTTTCGGAAGAAGCGATGAACAATTGGGTGGAAAAAAGCAAGGCAGAAAGTGAAAAATATGGGCTTCGGAACCTTTTGATCATGGTGGACGGCCAAGGGGATATTGCAGTGGAAGACGAAACTAAAAGAACAGAAGCTGTGGAAAACCATTACAAATGGGTAGATGCGGCCGCAGCATTGGGCTGTCATTCCATTCGTGTTAACCTAAATGGGAGCATGGAGCCCGAAGTTTGGATTCCGGCCTCTGTTGAAGGACTTAAGCAATTGGCAGGCTATGCCAAGGAAAAGAACATCAATATTATTGTGGAAAACCATGGCGGCCCATCTTCGAACGGTGCATTGTTGGCCGAGGTAATGGAGAAGGTGGGTATGGAAAACTGCGGCACACTGCCAGATTTTGGTAATTTTTGTATCAAAAGAGAGGCCGGCGACTACTATTCGTCCAAATGCTTGGAAGAATACGATCGTTATAAGGGAACCAAAGAACTCATGCCTTATGCAAAAGGTGTAAGCGCCAAATCCTATAGTTTTGATGAAGAAGGCAACGAGACCAGAGTGGATTATCCACGGATCATGGAGATTGTCCTGGAATCCGGATACGAAGGTTTTGTTGGAGTAGAATATGAAGGCTCCGACCTGAGCGAAGAAGAAGGGATTTTGGCAACCAAAAGGCTCTTGGAGAGAATAGTGCAGTAA
- a CDS encoding HupE/UreJ family protein, giving the protein MDEFLFYTKLGLEHVLDFGAYDHILFLSALAVPFTFKYWKRVLILATIFTIAHCTSLALSVYEVMTVDVGLIEFLIPVTILLTALFNFAYVYREALDVGIFLHVLATAFFGLIHGFGFSNYFKMLMAEEEDKITPLLGFATGIELSQITIILVVLAIAYAVLNLFKVKRRIYIAIASILIIAITIPLLIATFPM; this is encoded by the coding sequence ATGGACGAATTTTTATTTTATACCAAATTAGGTCTTGAGCACGTCTTGGATTTTGGGGCATACGACCATATTTTGTTTCTATCGGCCCTAGCAGTGCCGTTCACATTCAAATATTGGAAACGCGTATTGATTTTGGCTACCATTTTTACCATTGCGCACTGTACATCTTTGGCTTTATCGGTGTATGAGGTTATGACCGTGGATGTTGGTCTTATCGAATTTTTGATTCCGGTTACGATTTTGCTAACAGCCCTCTTCAATTTTGCCTATGTGTATCGCGAAGCACTCGATGTAGGTATTTTTCTTCACGTTTTGGCAACGGCATTCTTTGGTTTGATCCATGGGTTCGGGTTTTCCAACTACTTTAAAATGCTAATGGCAGAGGAAGAGGACAAAATTACACCATTGTTGGGGTTTGCCACAGGTATAGAACTTTCGCAGATAACCATAATTTTAGTGGTACTGGCCATTGCATATGCTGTTTTAAATCTCTTCAAAGTAAAAAGGCGCATATATATTGCCATTGCGTCAATTTTGATCATAGCCATCACAATACCTTTGTTGATTGCTACGTTCCCCATGTAG